Proteins encoded by one window of bacterium:
- a CDS encoding dienelactone hydrolase family protein: protein MGQISDFLYAYQAQSDAERAIIILPEIFGVKDFTRELAGKVQIELGWNGYVLDHFYAVTGEVQTFAYDDMSGMEIMERMTGELFLPLLAQAVGMIQEAQPKLKHLAVWGFCFGGKLAYLSGVNPHVTDIVSCYGGASVQPGFYAGDSVVQALARARYADKSLKILGVYGEHDPMIPAADREKISTLLTESKISHQIKVYDAGHAFFNEDRADRYVEAAAKAAWNDVSNWLKR from the coding sequence ATGGGCCAAATCAGTGATTTCCTATATGCGTATCAAGCCCAGTCTGATGCTGAGCGGGCGATTATTATCTTGCCCGAGATCTTTGGCGTCAAAGACTTCACGCGTGAGCTGGCAGGCAAGGTACAGATAGAGCTCGGCTGGAATGGGTATGTGCTTGACCATTTCTATGCTGTAACCGGTGAGGTGCAGACTTTTGCGTATGACGACATGTCGGGGATGGAGATCATGGAGCGTATGACTGGAGAACTATTTTTGCCATTATTGGCGCAGGCAGTTGGCATGATACAAGAAGCGCAGCCCAAACTAAAGCATCTTGCGGTCTGGGGATTTTGCTTTGGGGGCAAGCTCGCGTATCTCTCGGGAGTTAACCCCCATGTGACCGATATTGTTTCCTGCTATGGTGGCGCCAGTGTGCAACCGGGATTTTATGCAGGCGATTCGGTGGTCCAGGCATTAGCTCGAGCACGCTATGCGGATAAGAGTCTCAAGATCTTGGGTGTATATGGTGAGCATGATCCAATGATTCCTGCAGCTGATCGAGAAAAAATATCTACATTACTTACTGAATCTAAGATCTCACACCAGATCAAGGTGTATGACGCTGGCCACGCATTCTTCAATGAGGATCGAGCAGATCGATATGTCGAAGCTGCGGCTAAAGCTGCGTGGAATGATGTGTCAAACTGGCTTAAGCGGTAG
- a CDS encoding PrsW family intramembrane metalloprotease: MQVLLVVVLTAAVFGGMAFYLLSRDNGQEPIWALATVFLIGLAAAQLAGVINDKLIPYPVDTSIGFVGALVVGIIPGIYEEILKSLPVAFFVGNQSFFRQPSDGVIYFAFSGLAFGLLENIQYTVQFGAMVGFDRLLTLLFFHAATNGIFGWYFFRARRRGDWKIAVRAAIFLMLAHAVYNFSVAYAGAIPLLRMVAYVISVVLSVLLIRVYVLARKDDRQAR, translated from the coding sequence ATGCAAGTGTTACTCGTAGTTGTACTGACGGCAGCCGTGTTTGGCGGCATGGCATTTTACTTACTCAGTCGCGATAATGGTCAGGAGCCTATATGGGCGCTAGCTACAGTATTTCTTATAGGGCTCGCAGCAGCTCAACTCGCAGGTGTTATTAATGACAAGCTCATCCCGTACCCAGTTGATACGTCTATCGGCTTCGTTGGCGCTTTGGTGGTGGGGATTATCCCTGGAATCTACGAGGAGATACTGAAGAGCCTGCCTGTAGCTTTCTTTGTTGGTAACCAGTCGTTTTTTCGGCAGCCAAGTGATGGGGTGATATATTTCGCGTTTTCTGGCCTGGCATTTGGCTTATTAGAGAACATTCAATATACTGTCCAGTTTGGGGCAATGGTTGGCTTTGACCGACTCCTGACATTATTATTCTTTCATGCTGCGACAAATGGCATATTTGGCTGGTATTTCTTCCGTGCTCGTCGGCGAGGTGACTGGAAGATTGCAGTACGTGCGGCGATCTTTTTGATGCTAGCCCATGCCGTATACAACTTCTCGGTCGCATATGCTGGGGCCATCCCATTGCTTCGTATGGTCGCCTACGTGATCTCAGTTGTTCTGAGTGTGTTGCTGATTCGAGTCTATGTATTGGCGCGCAAGGACGATAGACAAGCACGGTGA
- a CDS encoding divergent PAP2 family protein — protein MQISEYLWVPLATWAIAQSVKFFIAVFRGQYTPSLLFSSGGMPSVHSATVSSLATVALIIGGPENPLFGITGVVAAIVMYDSLGVRRSAGEQARMLNHLIDDLMQSGAIKTHKKYGHLREILGHRPLEVVIGATLGVLLAAAFNASTVLDRLPWLVVRPNATAMLIELILALFLMAVGILTWVLARRPQGRLASYRPFASHMAISSLVTALVLGFCLLVQRQQIEGWQTWFVLLVALMGFVFWHLGLWYRLLVDGALRTPVETKTSARREKWLSAAGKRRQKASK, from the coding sequence GTGCAGATTTCCGAGTATTTATGGGTGCCATTAGCTACCTGGGCAATTGCTCAGAGTGTGAAGTTTTTTATTGCAGTTTTTAGGGGGCAATATACTCCGTCGCTACTCTTCTCGTCGGGAGGTATGCCAAGCGTGCATTCGGCTACTGTGTCATCGCTCGCAACGGTAGCTTTGATCATCGGAGGCCCAGAGAACCCGCTCTTTGGGATTACCGGAGTAGTGGCGGCAATCGTGATGTACGATAGTCTCGGAGTGCGACGCTCGGCTGGTGAGCAGGCACGGATGCTCAACCACCTGATCGATGATTTGATGCAATCTGGTGCCATCAAGACCCACAAGAAGTACGGACACTTGCGCGAGATATTAGGTCATCGGCCGCTCGAAGTTGTGATCGGAGCAACGCTGGGTGTCTTGCTGGCTGCAGCCTTCAATGCATCGACTGTATTAGATCGTCTGCCGTGGCTCGTGGTACGCCCTAATGCTACTGCAATGTTGATTGAACTGATTCTCGCGCTATTTCTGATGGCTGTAGGTATTCTAACCTGGGTATTGGCACGGCGCCCACAAGGTCGCTTAGCAAGCTATCGTCCATTTGCAAGTCATATGGCTATTTCAAGTCTGGTGACAGCGCTGGTGCTTGGATTTTGTCTCCTAGTGCAGCGACAACAGATTGAGGGATGGCAGACATGGTTCGTGCTGCTAGTGGCTTTGATGGGCTTTGTATTTTGGCATCTAGGCCTGTGGTACCGTCTGCTCGTCGACGGCGCGTTACGTACGCCTGTCGAAACGAAGACATCTGCCCGTCGCGAGAAGTGGTTGAGCGCAGCCGGTAAGCGCCGCCAAAAAGCGTCTAAGTAA
- the uppS gene encoding di-trans,poly-cis-decaprenylcistransferase yields the protein MQHESHIPTHVGFILDGHRRWAKEQGLPILEGHRQGYKNFKEIGLKTLESGVKYVTAYVWSRENWQRSTEEVAFIMKLLEWVAKHELDDIHTRGVRIRIAGNDDRLSEKILKLIRKAEDHTKNNTNGTLVLCLNYGGHEEIVDATKRIVRSGMNPEEITEETISQNIYVPDVPPVDLIIRSSGEKRLSGFMLWRAAYAELYFIDKKWPDFDETDLSAALEDYANRQRRFGA from the coding sequence ATGCAACACGAATCACACATCCCGACCCACGTCGGCTTTATTCTTGACGGTCACCGCCGCTGGGCAAAAGAACAGGGCCTCCCTATCCTAGAAGGCCACCGTCAGGGGTATAAAAACTTCAAAGAAATAGGCCTCAAGACCCTCGAGAGCGGCGTCAAATACGTCACCGCTTATGTGTGGTCGCGCGAGAACTGGCAGCGCAGCACCGAAGAAGTTGCATTTATCATGAAACTACTCGAATGGGTTGCGAAGCATGAGCTCGATGACATCCACACTCGGGGTGTGCGCATACGTATTGCCGGCAATGACGATCGACTGTCAGAAAAAATTCTCAAGCTTATCCGAAAAGCCGAGGACCATACGAAGAATAATACAAACGGAACACTCGTACTGTGTCTAAACTATGGCGGCCATGAGGAGATCGTTGATGCCACGAAGCGGATTGTACGTTCTGGCATGAATCCAGAGGAGATTACTGAGGAAACAATCAGCCAGAATATATACGTGCCCGATGTCCCACCAGTCGATTTGATTATCCGCAGTTCTGGTGAAAAACGCCTTAGTGGCTTCATGCTTTGGCGAGCAGCTTATGCCGAGCTCTACTTTATAGACAAGAAGTGGCCGGACTTCGATGAAACTGACCTCTCAGCTGCGCTAGAAGATTACGCCAATAGACAGCGTCGATTCGGCGCTTAA
- a CDS encoding ferric reductase-like transmembrane domain-containing protein: protein MSVQTIDMRRSPIGAAIIWGSVGMVLLLWALVVPLQGRVANSAVIWKSLANIGAFAGTILYSWSVILSARWRWVEKLFGGLDKVYHWHHITGGLSFLLLALHPFFLTIRLAGIRPDKLSSLWVLGSNWQLNFGIIALYAMLLILPATVFLRLRYQVFLWIHRILGLVFFSGFIHAFLASQGNLAKSQLLWWYVMVFCLLAVYAFFYHSILGRFVPGRFRYAVAQVRKHGDSTVDIILEPKGRLMNFMAGQFAFVSFVGHPISDEAHPYSMASSSQQRQLRFIVKVLGDFTASLLALKPGTTAYIEGPHGGFTFRHVRGSKQVWIAGGIGVTPFLAMAQALPSKRYSVDFYYCTPSSAEAYFMPEFQAIAKRNPNFRLHLFCQDKEGFLTADILSKQHDCQRTDFLICGPPPMMRAIHDGLRKQGVGEKHILYEDFGFR, encoded by the coding sequence ATGTCAGTACAAACTATAGATATGCGTCGCAGCCCAATCGGTGCCGCAATTATATGGGGTTCAGTAGGGATGGTGTTGTTACTCTGGGCTTTGGTAGTACCTTTGCAGGGTCGCGTGGCGAATAGCGCTGTTATCTGGAAGAGCCTCGCAAATATCGGAGCATTTGCCGGCACAATCTTATACAGCTGGTCGGTAATCCTTTCGGCTCGGTGGCGTTGGGTAGAGAAGTTATTTGGGGGGCTTGATAAGGTCTATCATTGGCATCACATTACGGGTGGCCTGTCGTTCTTGCTTTTGGCCCTTCATCCTTTTTTCTTGACCATCCGACTAGCGGGTATTCGTCCGGATAAGCTTAGCTCGCTCTGGGTGCTCGGATCGAATTGGCAGCTCAATTTTGGCATAATCGCACTTTATGCAATGCTATTGATTCTGCCGGCCACTGTGTTCTTGCGTCTGCGCTATCAGGTCTTTCTCTGGATTCATCGTATTCTGGGCCTGGTCTTCTTTTCAGGCTTCATCCATGCTTTCTTGGCAAGCCAAGGCAACTTGGCGAAGTCGCAGCTGCTGTGGTGGTACGTGATGGTCTTTTGTCTGCTGGCGGTCTACGCCTTTTTCTATCATTCGATACTAGGGCGATTCGTGCCAGGACGGTTTCGTTACGCAGTCGCACAAGTGCGCAAGCATGGTGACTCGACAGTCGATATTATCCTTGAGCCAAAAGGGCGCTTGATGAACTTCATGGCTGGCCAATTTGCGTTTGTGAGTTTTGTCGGACATCCGATCAGCGATGAGGCGCACCCGTACTCCATGGCATCGTCGTCCCAACAGAGGCAGCTACGGTTTATCGTCAAGGTGCTCGGTGACTTCACGGCTTCCTTGTTGGCACTGAAGCCAGGGACGACGGCATACATAGAGGGCCCGCATGGCGGCTTCACTTTTCGGCATGTGCGTGGCTCGAAGCAAGTATGGATTGCCGGCGGGATCGGCGTCACGCCATTTCTCGCTATGGCGCAAGCACTGCCGTCGAAAAGGTATTCGGTTGATTTTTATTACTGCACACCCTCCAGTGCGGAGGCGTATTTCATGCCTGAGTTTCAAGCTATAGCCAAGCGCAATCCAAACTTCCGTCTACATCTATTCTGTCAGGATAAGGAGGGATTTTTGACCGCCGATATTCTGTCGAAGCAACATGACTGTCAGCGGACTGACTTCTTGATTTGTGGTCCGCCGCCGATGATGCGAGCGATACATGATGGCTTGCGCAAGCAGGGCGTGGGCGAGAAGCATATTCTCTATGAGGACTTTGGTTTCCGCTAA
- a CDS encoding DDE-type integrase/transposase/recombinase: MAYSINPNLPSARATAMRLLVEDQQPLAVVARKCGVHRSTIWRWKRKWDKLNRYVQFDNPNRPSRSVSLAHKLTACSWRIATLSSRPHTCPNAIPGATVRLVLAARAKLMRCAEIVWYYVTNTLGVRLSLSSVRRILRRHHCFDGARKPRLKRDNPHRPYAVRPGELVETDTIHHVDPRSGRRLYYYTVIDLFSRMAYVTLAAKLSPGRAAQAVLEAQDSWGFRVTMIQADNGPEYGRYFEQVMRSHGIATRHSRLHRPNDNAHIKRFNRTIQTECIGYYWNRSVSLKCQRDKLTTYLDYYNTKRVHLGLQLLTPAEMLQRS; this comes from the coding sequence ATGGCTTATTCTATCAACCCTAACTTACCTAGTGCCAGAGCAACCGCTATGCGGTTACTGGTCGAAGACCAACAACCTCTGGCTGTTGTCGCAAGAAAGTGTGGTGTTCATCGCTCAACCATCTGGCGCTGGAAACGCAAATGGGACAAGCTTAACCGATATGTCCAATTTGACAACCCTAACCGGCCTAGCCGATCGGTTAGCCTAGCTCACAAGCTAACTGCTTGTAGCTGGCGAATCGCTACACTAAGCTCTAGGCCGCATACTTGTCCTAATGCTATTCCCGGGGCGACAGTCAGGCTCGTTCTAGCTGCCCGGGCTAAGTTAATGCGTTGTGCTGAGATTGTCTGGTATTACGTAACAAACACTCTTGGAGTAAGACTTAGCCTCAGCAGTGTGCGTCGTATTCTGCGGCGTCATCACTGCTTTGATGGTGCCAGGAAGCCACGACTCAAACGAGATAACCCTCATCGTCCATATGCCGTGAGACCAGGTGAATTAGTTGAGACGGATACCATCCACCATGTTGACCCCCGTAGCGGTAGGAGACTGTACTACTACACAGTCATAGACTTATTCAGCCGAATGGCTTACGTTACCCTGGCGGCAAAGCTGAGTCCGGGACGAGCGGCTCAAGCTGTACTGGAAGCTCAAGACAGTTGGGGCTTTAGAGTGACTATGATACAAGCTGACAATGGGCCGGAGTACGGACGCTATTTTGAGCAAGTAATGCGGTCTCATGGCATTGCTACTAGACACAGTCGGCTGCACCGACCGAATGACAACGCTCACATTAAGCGATTTAACCGCACCATCCAAACCGAATGTATTGGCTACTACTGGAACAGGAGTGTGTCGCTTAAGTGCCAGCGAGATAAGCTTACGACGTATCTCGACTACTACAACACTAAGCGCGTACACTTAGGCTTGCAGTTACTGACGCCTGCTGAAATGTTGCAAAGGTCCTGA
- the gyrA gene encoding DNA gyrase subunit A: MTPEEQANEALQAANIGTVKFQPIESEMEKSYLEYAMSVIVSRALPDVRDGLKPVHRRILYAMMREGLYSNRKHSKSAGVVGEVLKKYHPHGDSAVYDAMVRLAQPWSLRYPMVDGQGNFGSPDGDRAAAYRYTEARMTKIAEEMLVDIDKNTVDFMPNFDGSHKEPKVLPAKLPNLLLNGVQGIAVGMATNIPTHNLRELVDAILHIIENPSANSADLLQFVKGPDFPTGGIIFDDGGIASAYTTGKGSIVMRAVAEIVESKKGKQQILVTELPYQVVRGNLVEKIAELVHAKKVVGISDIRDESSDRDGTRIVIELKKDAYAQKLLNQLYKLTPMQTSFHVNMLALVDGIQPRVLNLEMVLKYYLQHRQEVVRRRTEFDLKKAEDRAHILEGLLKALDEIDKVISTIRASQTQDEARKALMQNFKLTEVQANAILAMQLRTLAGLERKKIEDEYAELQKLIKELKRILSSAENILAVIKEELTEMRDKYGDERRTQIENKGAGIFSEEDLVPNEDVIITLTNGGYIKRMPSDTYKSQGRGGKGIMGMTTKEEDVVQDVLKTKNHDWVLFFTSKGRAFRLKVYEIPAASRVAKGVSIVNILNLAPEERVTSSVALTKEEQAQYLFMATRQGTIKKSKLTDFANIRSSGIIAIKLDVGDELAWVKKCSDGDDIILSTSKAQALRFGQEAARPMGRATRGVRGMRLRAEDHVVGVDIIGQEEGLMLVTCANGYGKLTKTEQFTKHARGGVGIKAGVVTTKTGEVIDSRVIGARDDDLLLISRQGQVIRLRLKDISVIGRATQGVRIMKLKDGDTVASLALIDASGEPEVTE, translated from the coding sequence ATGACTCCAGAAGAACAGGCGAACGAAGCCTTGCAAGCTGCCAATATTGGTACGGTAAAATTCCAGCCGATCGAATCCGAGATGGAAAAAAGCTATCTTGAGTACGCTATGTCGGTCATTGTATCGCGCGCATTGCCAGATGTACGCGATGGGTTGAAGCCAGTACATCGACGCATTCTTTATGCAATGATGCGAGAGGGGCTGTACTCCAATCGCAAGCACTCTAAGTCTGCTGGTGTGGTCGGTGAAGTGTTGAAGAAATATCACCCGCACGGTGATTCGGCCGTGTATGATGCGATGGTGCGCTTGGCGCAACCATGGAGCTTACGCTACCCAATGGTTGATGGTCAGGGCAACTTTGGTTCACCAGACGGTGATCGAGCGGCTGCCTATCGATATACCGAAGCGCGCATGACCAAGATTGCCGAAGAGATGTTGGTTGATATCGACAAGAATACGGTTGACTTCATGCCAAACTTCGACGGCTCACACAAAGAGCCAAAGGTGCTGCCCGCTAAATTACCAAACCTCTTATTGAATGGTGTGCAAGGTATTGCTGTGGGTATGGCGACCAACATTCCGACTCACAATTTGCGTGAGTTGGTCGACGCTATTCTGCACATCATCGAGAATCCATCGGCTAATAGTGCCGACTTGCTACAGTTTGTAAAAGGTCCGGACTTCCCAACCGGTGGCATTATCTTTGATGATGGCGGCATTGCTAGCGCCTACACGACCGGCAAGGGGAGTATCGTGATGCGTGCAGTAGCCGAGATCGTTGAATCAAAGAAGGGCAAGCAACAAATCTTAGTGACCGAACTACCATATCAGGTAGTTCGTGGAAATCTTGTCGAGAAGATCGCTGAGCTGGTACATGCGAAGAAGGTTGTTGGTATTAGTGATATTCGTGACGAGAGCTCTGATCGCGATGGCACTCGTATTGTGATTGAGCTCAAAAAAGATGCCTATGCGCAGAAGCTTCTGAATCAGCTCTACAAGCTCACACCGATGCAGACGAGCTTCCACGTCAATATGCTTGCGCTCGTGGATGGCATTCAGCCGCGCGTATTGAATCTAGAAATGGTGTTGAAGTACTACTTGCAGCACCGGCAGGAGGTTGTCCGACGTCGTACGGAGTTTGATCTCAAGAAAGCCGAAGATCGAGCCCATATCCTCGAAGGTTTGTTGAAGGCACTCGATGAGATTGATAAGGTTATATCGACGATCCGTGCCAGTCAGACACAGGATGAAGCTCGCAAGGCCTTGATGCAAAACTTCAAGCTGACCGAAGTGCAGGCAAATGCCATCCTGGCGATGCAGTTACGAACTCTAGCTGGCCTGGAGCGCAAAAAGATCGAAGACGAATATGCTGAGTTGCAAAAACTCATCAAGGAGCTCAAGAGGATTCTGAGTAGTGCTGAAAATATCTTGGCTGTTATTAAGGAAGAGCTTACGGAGATGCGCGATAAGTATGGTGACGAGCGCCGTACGCAGATTGAGAACAAAGGCGCTGGTATATTTTCAGAAGAAGATCTTGTGCCGAACGAAGATGTGATTATTACTTTGACAAATGGCGGTTACATCAAACGCATGCCTTCTGACACCTACAAGAGTCAAGGTCGTGGCGGCAAGGGCATTATGGGTATGACGACCAAGGAAGAAGACGTTGTGCAAGATGTCTTGAAGACCAAGAACCATGATTGGGTGCTCTTTTTCACGAGTAAGGGGCGTGCGTTTCGCCTGAAGGTCTATGAGATTCCAGCCGCAAGTCGAGTTGCGAAGGGTGTGTCTATTGTCAATATTCTTAATCTTGCGCCTGAAGAACGAGTAACGAGCTCTGTGGCCCTGACCAAGGAGGAGCAGGCGCAGTATCTTTTCATGGCGACGCGTCAAGGTACTATCAAGAAGAGCAAGTTAACTGATTTTGCAAACATCCGCTCGAGTGGGATTATTGCCATTAAACTCGATGTCGGCGATGAACTGGCTTGGGTCAAGAAGTGTAGTGATGGTGATGATATTATCTTGTCGACATCGAAGGCACAGGCATTACGCTTCGGCCAAGAGGCTGCTCGGCCGATGGGTCGCGCGACTCGGGGCGTGCGGGGTATGCGTTTGCGTGCCGAGGATCATGTAGTCGGTGTCGATATTATTGGTCAAGAAGAAGGTCTCATGCTCGTCACGTGTGCGAACGGCTACGGTAAGCTCACGAAGACGGAGCAATTTACAAAGCATGCGCGCGGGGGGGTAGGAATTAAGGCTGGGGTGGTGACTACAAAGACGGGTGAGGTGATTGACTCTCGCGTGATTGGGGCGCGCGATGATGATCTGCTCCTGATCTCTCGTCAGGGTCAAGTAATTCGCTTGCGACTCAAAGATATCTCGGTGATAGGGCGTGCTACGCAGGGAGTGCGCATCATGAAGCTCAAGGATGGCGACACAGTTGCATCACTTGCATTGATTGATGCTTCAGGTGAGCCTGAGGTTACGGAGTAG